A single genomic interval of uncultured Desulfobacter sp. harbors:
- the cmk gene encoding (d)CMP kinase yields MDRRIITIDGPAGAGKTTVSKALARELGCVYVDTGALYRAVAFEIKRRQINWEDSALLEQFLACLDLDFVMEGREPALTSSGRDISAYIRTNEISMLASATSAVPQVRKALLGIQRSIAGERDAVFEGRDMGTAVFPNASYKFFLTADVKVRARRRFEESNASGISFEKVLEDMVKRDKDDTQRAASPLKQAPDAVLIDATLLDVSQVVEKMKSIIMTV; encoded by the coding sequence ATGGACAGGCGCATTATTACTATAGACGGACCGGCCGGTGCCGGCAAAACAACTGTTTCAAAAGCTCTTGCAAGGGAACTTGGCTGTGTTTATGTGGATACCGGTGCGTTGTACAGAGCTGTTGCATTTGAAATTAAGCGCCGGCAGATCAACTGGGAAGACAGTGCCCTGCTTGAACAATTTCTTGCCTGTCTTGATCTTGATTTTGTCATGGAAGGCCGGGAGCCTGCGCTGACATCATCAGGCCGGGATATCAGTGCATATATCCGAACCAATGAAATCAGTATGCTGGCCTCGGCTACTTCGGCCGTTCCCCAGGTGCGAAAGGCATTGCTGGGTATTCAAAGATCCATTGCCGGGGAAAGGGATGCTGTGTTTGAAGGCCGGGACATGGGCACGGCTGTTTTTCCCAATGCTTCGTATAAGTTTTTTTTGACCGCTGATGTTAAAGTGCGTGCCAGAAGGCGATTTGAGGAATCAAACGCCTCCGGGATTTCATTTGAAAAAGTTCTCGAAGATATGGTTAAACGGGATAAGGATGATACCCAACGTGCTGCTTCCCCGTTAAAACAGGCCCCGGATGCTGTCCTTATAGATGCCACCCTATTAGATGTTTCCCAGGTGGTGGAAAAAATGAAAAGCATTATCATGACTGTTTAA
- the hisC gene encoding histidinol-phosphate transaminase, with protein MVFSISESVKTIKPYEAGKPLSEVEREYGITNAVKLASNENPFGCSPKVADAVLSKLSGMHRYPEPVPFILCQKLAEKYHVHMENLVIGNGSDDIIALLAHGFLDPGQEAVMPLPSFLMYEISVKTAKGVPVMVPLKDFSTNLDGLVKAVTPQTKMVFVTNPFNPTGAAITKNEFLRFADQLPDNVLIIVDEAYIEFVRDDSVYNSLDAPLTDPRIVTLRTFSKAYGLAGFRIGYGVMDKSVAEILNRIRQPFNVNSLAQVAAQAALEDTEFLSKTISGTHQGIDFLTHKFTEAGFEVLPTQANFIMVDVKTSSRDICEKLLRKGVVVRSMASYGYDTFLRINAGTEQENQTCVDALISVAGN; from the coding sequence ATGGTATTTTCAATCAGTGAGTCCGTAAAAACTATAAAACCCTACGAGGCAGGCAAACCATTAAGTGAAGTAGAGCGTGAGTATGGTATTACCAATGCGGTAAAGCTTGCTTCCAATGAAAACCCTTTTGGGTGTTCTCCCAAAGTGGCTGACGCTGTTTTGTCGAAATTATCCGGGATGCACCGGTATCCTGAGCCGGTCCCTTTTATATTATGTCAAAAACTTGCTGAAAAATACCATGTCCATATGGAAAATCTGGTCATTGGAAACGGTTCCGATGATATCATTGCCCTGCTTGCCCATGGATTTCTGGATCCCGGGCAGGAGGCAGTGATGCCGCTGCCTTCCTTTCTAATGTATGAGATCAGTGTAAAAACCGCAAAAGGCGTTCCGGTTATGGTGCCCCTAAAGGATTTTTCCACCAATCTTGACGGGCTTGTCAAGGCTGTTACGCCTCAAACAAAAATGGTGTTTGTGACCAATCCCTTCAATCCCACCGGGGCTGCGATTACCAAAAATGAATTTTTACGATTTGCAGATCAACTGCCGGACAATGTGCTGATTATCGTGGATGAAGCTTATATTGAGTTTGTTCGCGACGATTCGGTTTATAATTCCTTGGATGCGCCGTTGACGGATCCAAGAATTGTAACCTTAAGAACGTTTTCCAAAGCATACGGCCTTGCCGGTTTCCGTATCGGTTACGGGGTGATGGATAAATCTGTCGCTGAAATTTTAAACCGGATACGTCAGCCCTTTAATGTGAACTCCCTTGCCCAGGTTGCCGCCCAGGCTGCCCTGGAAGATACCGAATTTTTGTCCAAAACCATTTCCGGCACCCACCAGGGTATTGATTTTTTAACCCACAAATTTACGGAAGCCGGTTTTGAGGTACTGCCCACCCAGGCCAATTTTATCATGGTGGATGTAAAGACCAGTTCCCGCGACATCTGTGAGAAACTACTTCGAAAAGGTGTGGTGGTGCGTTCTATGGCATCCTATGGATATGACACCTTTCTTCGCATCAATGCCGGCACGGAACAGGAAAATCAAACCTGCGTGGATGCGCTTATCAGTGTTGCAGGTAACTAA
- a CDS encoding DUF1343 domain-containing protein — translation MTKNLPRVKTGLDTLCDNLPGCLKGKRLGLLANPASITNQFAHAKNVIAQLFPGQICALFSPQHGFFAEKQDNMIESGHFKDPDLKIPVFSLYSETRIPTADMFAPIDTLVIDIQDVGTRVYTFIYTISYCLEMAAELGKSVVILDRPNPVGGIQVEGNILEKECASFVGRYPIPMRHGMTVGEITAYINTTQKIDCDLTVIPMQGWTRDMYWQDTGLVWIPPSPNLPTPLSAMVYPGQVIFEGTNLSEGRGTTLPFEQFGAPYIDTYTLKQRVENRLKGIVMRPVCFQPTSGKWQNQTCKGVQIHVMDTDEYKPYLYSLILLQEIMRAHPDGFQFKAPPYEYEFERLPMDLILGSRKLRKNLEEMNDPLELEKAWQGPLQKFKQESQAFYIYDV, via the coding sequence ATGACCAAAAATTTACCACGGGTTAAAACCGGACTGGACACCCTTTGCGACAATCTGCCTGGATGTTTAAAGGGCAAACGGTTGGGTCTTCTGGCAAATCCAGCCTCGATAACAAATCAATTTGCACATGCAAAAAACGTTATAGCGCAACTCTTTCCCGGACAAATTTGTGCGCTGTTCTCACCCCAACACGGTTTTTTTGCCGAAAAACAAGACAACATGATTGAATCGGGGCATTTCAAGGACCCGGATCTGAAGATACCGGTATTCAGCTTATACAGTGAAACAAGGATTCCCACTGCCGATATGTTTGCCCCCATAGATACCCTGGTCATAGATATCCAGGATGTAGGGACCCGTGTGTATACCTTTATATATACGATCTCGTATTGCCTTGAAATGGCGGCAGAACTTGGCAAATCTGTGGTGATTCTCGACCGGCCCAATCCCGTTGGCGGCATACAGGTTGAGGGCAATATTCTTGAAAAGGAGTGTGCCTCATTTGTTGGGCGTTACCCCATCCCCATGCGCCATGGCATGACCGTAGGCGAAATTACCGCTTATATAAATACAACCCAAAAAATCGATTGTGATCTTACCGTGATTCCCATGCAGGGATGGACCAGGGATATGTACTGGCAGGATACCGGATTGGTCTGGATTCCACCATCCCCGAATCTGCCCACCCCGCTTTCAGCCATGGTATATCCCGGCCAGGTTATCTTCGAAGGGACCAATCTGTCGGAAGGACGGGGGACCACCCTGCCCTTTGAACAATTCGGCGCACCCTATATTGATACTTATACATTAAAACAACGTGTGGAAAACCGCCTTAAAGGCATTGTAATGCGGCCGGTCTGCTTCCAGCCCACATCTGGAAAATGGCAAAACCAGACATGCAAAGGTGTTCAAATCCACGTCATGGACACAGATGAATATAAACCTTATTTGTATTCCCTGATTCTGTTACAGGAAATCATGAGGGCGCATCCAGACGGATTTCAGTTCAAGGCGCCGCCCTATGAATATGAATTTGAGCGCCTGCCCATGGACCTGATCTTAGGAAGCCGGAAGTTGCGCAAAAACCTTGAAGAGATGAATGATCCCCTTGAATTGGAAAAGGCCTGGCAGGGACCTTTGCAGAAGTTTAAGCAGGAGTCACAAGCCTTTTATATATATGATGTTTGA